In one Phyllostomus discolor isolate MPI-MPIP mPhyDis1 chromosome 8, mPhyDis1.pri.v3, whole genome shotgun sequence genomic region, the following are encoded:
- the CDK5R1 gene encoding cyclin-dependent kinase 5 activator 1 — protein sequence MGTVLSLSPSYRKATLFEDGAATVGHYTAVQNSKNAKDKNLKRHSIISVLPWKRIVAVSAKKKNSKKVQPNGSYQNNITHLNNENLKKSLSCANLSTFAQPPPAQPPAPPASQLSGSQTGVSSSVKKAPHPAVTSAGTPKRVIVQASTSELLRCLGEFLCRRCYRLKHLSPTDPVLWLRSVDRSLLLQGWQDQGFITPANVVFLYMLCRDVISSEVGSDHELQAVLLTCLYLSYSYMGNEISYPLKPFLVESCKEAFWDRCLSVINLMSSKMLQINADPHYFTQVFSDLKNESGQEDKKRLLLGLDR from the coding sequence ATGGGCACGGTGCTGTCCCTGTCCCCCAGCTACCGCAAGGCCACGCTGTTTGAGGATGGCGCCGCCACGGTGGGCCACTACACGGCCGTGCAGAATAGCAAGAATGCCAAGGACAAGAACCTGAAGCGGCACTCCATCATTTCCGTGCTGCCTTGGAAGAGGATCGTGGCTGTGTCGgccaaaaagaaaaactccaagaAGGTGCAGCCCAACGGCAGCTACCAGAACAACATCACGCACCTCAACAATGAGAACCTGAAGAAGTCGCTGTCGTGCGCCAACCTGTCCACCTTCGCCCAGCCCCCACCGGCCCAGccgcctgcccctcctgccagccaGCTGTCGGGCTCCCAGACCGGGGTCTCCTCCTCCGTCAAGAAGGCCCCGCACCCCGCTGTCACCTCCGCGGGGACGCCCAAACGTGTCATCGTCCAGGCCTCCACCAGCGAGCTGCTGCGCTGCCTGGGCGAGTTTCTTTGCCGCCGGTGCTACCGCTTGAAGCACCTGTCCCCCACGGACCCTGTGCTCTGGCTGCGCAGCGTGGACCGCTCGCTGCTTCTGCAGGGCTGGCAGGACCAGGGTTTCATCACGCCGGCCAATGTGGTCTTCCTCTACATGCTCTGCAGGGACGTGATCTCCTCCGAGGTGGGCTCCGACCATGAGCTCCAGGCCGTGCTGCTGACCTGCCTGTACCTCTCCTACTCCTACATGGGCAACGAGATCTCTTACCCACTCAAGCCCTTCCTGGTGGAGAGCTGCAAGGAGGCCTTTTGGGACCGATGCCTGTCTGTCATCAACCTCATGAGCTCCAAGATGCTGCAGATCAACGCCGACCCACACTACTTCACACAGGTGTTCTCCGACCTGAAGAACGAGAGCGGTCAGGAAGACAAGAAGCGGCTCCTCCTGGGGTTGGATCGGTGA